The genome window CACCGTACATCACCGTACCCCACCGTACATCACCGTACCCCACCgtaccccaccataccccaccGTACATCACCGTACCCCACCGTACATCACCATACATCACCGTACATCACCgtaccccaccataccccaccGTACATCACCGTACCCCACCATACATCACCGTACCCCACCGTACCCCTCCATACATCACCGCACCCCACCGTACATCACCGCACCCCACCGTACATCACCGTACCCCACCGTACCCCACCATACATCACCGTACCCCACCATACATCACCGTACCCCACCGTACATCACCGTACCCCACCGTACATCACCgtaccccaccataccccaccaAACCCCACCGTACATCACCATACATCACCGTACCCCACCATACATCACCATACCCCACCgtaccccaccataccccaccGTACATCACCGTACCCCACCGTACCCCACCATACATCACCGTACCCCACCGTACCCCACCATACATCACCGTACATCACCGTACCCCACCGTACATCACCGTACCCCACCGTACATCACCGTACCCCACCgtaccccaccataccccaccGTAAAGCACTGTACCCCACCGTACCCCACCGTACATCACCGTACATCACCGTACCCCACCATACATCACCGTACCCCACCgtaccccaccataccccaccGTACATCACCGTACCCCACCGTACCCCACCATACATcaccataccccaccataccccaccatacatcaccgtaccccaccataccccaccaTACATCACCGTTCCCCACCGTACATCACCGTACCCCACCGTACCCCACCGTACATCACCGTACCCCACCGTACATCACCGTACCCCACCGTACCCCACCATACCCACCATACCCCTCCGTACCCCACCgtaccccaccataccccaccataccccaccaTACATCACCGTACCCCACCGTACCCCACCgtaccccaccataccccaccataccccaccaTATATCACCGTACCCCACCgtacctctttaaggaatacctgggataggataaagtaatccttctaacccccccctaaaaagatttagatgcactattgtaaagtggttgttccactggatatcataaggtgaatgcaccaatttgtaagtcgctctggataagagcgtctgctaaatgacttaaatgtaaatgtaaatgtaccccaCCGTACTATGAAACATCCATGTCTttatcactggaaaagataaacagtTAAGATTGATATGTATTTAAAAggttacaaacagggttgtcaaactattttataatttattgaaacaaatgtttttatttttttaaataaaaccttTAACATCAATTACGttcatttttttcttcatatttgcatatgttataGCTTAGATGCTATTTTACATCatctgaggtgtttgtgttgtgacCTTCGTCGTTTGAGACACAAcgtgctcttgaatacagggtgtcATGTTTTGTGGTACAACGAAGTTGGTTGGAGGTTCACACAGAGAattgttgacttgaatgggaatatctaTTGTTTTAAATTATACCCGTCAATCCTCCATAGGAAACTGATTGAAATCGTataaatacactgtatatagaatagaataggcaTGATTATTTAAGTCGACATTCAACAGTGGGAGGACCGGCGGCCATCTTTGTTGGTAGTAAttagaagtaaaaaaaaatgtaaattcaaCTTAAATTTCAATAGTGTATCAGCTTAAAATGCAATGGTCTGAATGGATAGGTccattctgtcacgtcctgaccagtaaaggggttatttgttattgtagtttggtcagggcgtggcagggggtgtttgttttgtgtgtttcggtgtttttggtttatgttctatgttatctatttctatgtgtttttctagttttctatttctatgttgggtttttggcaatgacctccaattagaggcagctggttgttgttgtctctaattggaggccatatttagttgggtttgttttctcttgtgttttgtg of Salmo trutta chromosome 1, fSalTru1.1, whole genome shotgun sequence contains these proteins:
- the LOC115147325 gene encoding extensin-1-like, with the translated sequence MSFNALSSKRSLGSLGTIILKCKDLRVIQLDIPGMEEGFNITRSSAQKRTSPYPTVHHRTPPYITVPHHTSPYPTVPHRTPPYITIPHRTSPYPTYITIHHRTPPYITIPHRTPPYITVPHRTPPYITVPHRTSPYPTVPHHTPPYITVPHRTSPYITVHHRTPPYPTVHHRTPPYITVPHRTPPYITAPHRTSPHPTVHHRTPPYPTIHHRTPPYITVPHRTSPYPTVHHRTPPYPTKPHRTSPYITVPHHTSPYPTVPHHTPPYITVPHRTPPYITVPHRTPPYITVHHRTPPYITVPHRTSPYPTVPHHTPP